Proteins from one Geothermobacter hydrogeniphilus genomic window:
- a CDS encoding 4Fe-4S binding protein, which translates to MTSILRKTTALRLLVQWAFLGWCLFLGIQFSLFVEHYRSFGRTPDYLRPPGVEGFLPIGALVSLKNWLVNGQFDTIHPAALVLLLTFFTMSLLAKKSFCSWLCPVGTVEEGLWRLGRKLCGRNFTIWRWLDIPLRALKYALLLFFFKLIIIDMPAAVLQGFLAAPYWAVADVRMLHFFTGLSPLSLGVILLLALLSVFYQNFWCRYLCPYGALVGLLSMLSPLKIRRSDEHCVHCGACSRACPAQLPVAEKTVIRSPECTACLGCVSSCPEAAALGIRLPFLQRAIPGWGFGLLVLTLFFTGVAAGMLSGHWHTSLTPEDFQRLIPMAERFGH; encoded by the coding sequence ATGACATCGATATTGCGGAAAACAACCGCCCTGCGCCTGCTGGTGCAGTGGGCCTTTCTCGGCTGGTGCCTGTTTCTTGGTATCCAGTTCAGCCTGTTTGTCGAACACTACCGGAGTTTCGGCCGGACGCCCGACTACCTCCGGCCGCCCGGAGTGGAGGGCTTTCTGCCCATCGGCGCCCTGGTCAGCCTGAAGAACTGGCTGGTCAACGGGCAGTTCGACACCATCCATCCGGCGGCGCTGGTACTGCTGCTGACCTTTTTCACCATGTCGCTGCTGGCGAAAAAATCATTCTGCTCCTGGCTCTGCCCGGTCGGGACCGTCGAAGAGGGATTGTGGCGGCTGGGTCGAAAACTCTGCGGCCGCAATTTCACTATCTGGCGCTGGCTCGATATTCCGTTGCGGGCGCTCAAGTACGCGCTGTTGCTGTTCTTTTTCAAGCTGATTATCATCGACATGCCGGCGGCGGTGCTGCAGGGTTTTCTCGCTGCCCCCTACTGGGCGGTGGCCGATGTACGCATGCTGCATTTCTTCACCGGGCTCTCCCCCTTGAGCCTGGGGGTGATCCTGCTGCTGGCGCTGCTCTCGGTTTTTTACCAGAATTTCTGGTGCCGTTACCTCTGCCCCTATGGTGCCCTGGTCGGGCTGCTGAGCATGCTCAGCCCGTTGAAAATCCGCCGCAGCGACGAGCATTGCGTCCACTGCGGCGCCTGTAGCCGCGCCTGCCCGGCACAGTTGCCGGTGGCGGAGAAGACCGTGATCCGTTCACCGGAATGCACCGCCTGCCTCGGTTGTGTCTCCAGCTGCCCCGAAGCTGCCGCCCTCGGCATCCGGCTGCCTTTCCTGCAGCGCGCCATTCCCGGCTGGGGCTTCGGTCTGCTGGTGCTGACCCTCTTCTTCACCGGCGTCGCCGCCGGCATGCTCAGCGGTCACTGGCACACCAGCCTCACCCCGGAGGACTTTCAGCGCCTGATTCCCATGGCCGAAAGGTTCGGTCATTAG
- a CDS encoding (p)ppGpp synthetase, giving the protein MDFEREKRVFRDFYDRNRRQLEEARDVFIRLIGDQIRQSDIGEVTKIEGRVKDREECIKKFHRKYQEKLEADEQPYEIRDFISDLIGIRIVCLYEDQIALVSEVLQQNYRLIEVTDKISAVESTEDSFGYKGLHMDLAPDGELLGSGFCLPYEDFRFEVQIRSLIQDAWSVLDHKIKYKKSIPNDLKRRINVLSALFELADREFKEIRNATAALIREATDDPLGEAPVAETAPSRGAGVASEKIINAFNFLRVAGHFFRDFEFEDYKVDGFVQDILRLHPEFTKGELHHCLVDHLKQVREYRDLYLAENADHSFSPYTVIRHCLYLSDPRTFQRILSRVSRERFVAFLAGGRD; this is encoded by the coding sequence TTGGATTTTGAACGTGAAAAACGCGTCTTCCGTGACTTCTACGACCGCAACCGCAGGCAGCTCGAAGAGGCCAGGGATGTTTTTATCCGGCTGATCGGTGACCAGATCCGCCAGTCCGACATCGGCGAGGTGACCAAGATCGAGGGGCGGGTCAAGGATCGCGAGGAATGCATCAAGAAATTCCACCGCAAGTACCAGGAAAAGCTGGAGGCGGATGAGCAACCTTATGAAATCAGGGATTTTATTTCCGACCTGATCGGCATCCGCATCGTCTGTCTCTACGAGGACCAGATCGCCCTGGTGTCCGAAGTGCTGCAGCAGAACTACCGATTGATCGAGGTGACCGACAAGATCTCGGCAGTGGAAAGTACCGAGGATTCCTTTGGTTACAAGGGGCTGCACATGGATCTCGCCCCGGACGGCGAACTGCTCGGTTCCGGTTTCTGCCTGCCGTATGAGGATTTTCGCTTCGAGGTGCAGATCCGCTCCCTGATCCAGGATGCCTGGAGCGTGCTGGACCACAAGATCAAGTACAAGAAATCGATTCCCAACGACCTGAAACGGCGGATCAACGTGCTGTCGGCGCTGTTTGAACTGGCCGACCGCGAGTTCAAGGAGATCCGCAACGCCACCGCCGCCCTGATCCGGGAGGCGACGGACGATCCGCTCGGTGAAGCCCCGGTCGCGGAAACGGCTCCCAGCCGGGGAGCCGGGGTGGCGAGTGAAAAGATCATCAACGCCTTCAATTTCCTGCGGGTGGCCGGGCATTTCTTCCGTGATTTCGAATTCGAGGACTACAAGGTCGACGGTTTCGTGCAGGATATCCTCCGGCTGCACCCGGAATTCACCAAGGGTGAACTGCACCATTGCCTGGTTGATCACCTGAAGCAGGTCCGGGAATACCGTGACCTCTATCTCGCCGAAAACGCCGATCACAGTTTCAGCCCCTACACGGTGATTCGTCACTGCCTCTATCTCTCCGATCCGAGAACCTTCCAGCGAATTCTTTCGCGGGTTTCCCGTGAACGCTTCGTCGCTTTTCTCGCCGGCGGGCGGGATTAG
- a CDS encoding spermidine synthase, translating into MARPWIILDRFEVDGEGTLELRRRGDRDFLIAIGPQILMNSSQQLSEVALGRLGCAGLRQQSAPRVLIGGLGMGITLRAALDELPADAEVVVAELNPRIVDWCRGPLADLTAGAVLDERVKVHLGDVTKLIAETAAGDPGGRFDAIILDLYRGPHAGTDRLNDPIYGSWAIERSRDALRPGGIFAVWGENYDAGFSRRLTAAGFAVRCERPGRGGYRHAVFLAQKA; encoded by the coding sequence ATGGCCCGGCCATGGATCATTCTCGACCGTTTCGAGGTCGACGGGGAGGGGACGCTCGAACTGCGCCGTCGCGGTGACCGGGATTTCCTTATCGCTATCGGCCCGCAGATCCTGATGAACAGCAGCCAGCAGCTTTCGGAAGTCGCCCTCGGCCGCCTCGGTTGTGCCGGTCTGCGGCAGCAGTCGGCACCGCGGGTGCTGATCGGCGGTCTGGGGATGGGAATCACCCTGCGGGCGGCGCTCGATGAACTGCCGGCGGATGCCGAGGTGGTGGTGGCCGAGCTGAACCCGCGCATCGTCGACTGGTGCCGCGGACCGCTCGCCGATCTGACGGCGGGGGCGGTGCTGGATGAACGGGTGAAGGTTCATCTCGGAGATGTGACGAAACTGATCGCCGAGACCGCCGCCGGCGATCCCGGCGGGCGTTTCGATGCTATCATCCTGGATCTCTACCGCGGTCCGCACGCCGGGACCGACCGGCTCAACGACCCGATCTACGGCAGCTGGGCAATCGAACGTTCCCGCGATGCCCTGCGGCCGGGGGGGATTTTCGCGGTCTGGGGGGAGAATTACGATGCCGGGTTCAGTCGGCGGCTGACCGCTGCCGGGTTTGCGGTGCGCTGCGAACGTCCGGGGCGCGGCGGCTACCGGCACGCGGTGTTCCTGGCGCAAAAAGCATGA
- a CDS encoding Crp/Fnr family transcriptional regulator, producing the protein MTTDIELFRNGLLKDLATDEAEAFLSRCRRKDYQDGKLLFAEQSEANHLYLLVSGRIDLQFELPAQKGTATLATRSPGDAVGWSTMVPPHRYRFAAVCVGPTTVLEIDRPTLQSLFCTNYHLAYLFMRNIAVLSGDRLLRVQEKLATVLGDEAVNGW; encoded by the coding sequence ATGACCACCGACATCGAACTTTTCCGGAATGGATTGCTCAAGGATCTGGCCACGGACGAAGCCGAAGCCTTTTTGAGCCGCTGCCGGAGAAAAGACTACCAGGACGGCAAGTTGCTGTTCGCCGAACAGAGCGAGGCGAACCACCTCTACCTGCTGGTCTCCGGAAGGATCGACCTGCAGTTCGAACTGCCGGCGCAGAAAGGAACCGCCACCCTGGCGACGCGCAGCCCCGGCGACGCGGTCGGCTGGTCAACCATGGTTCCCCCTCATCGCTACCGCTTCGCGGCGGTCTGCGTCGGCCCGACCACGGTCCTGGAGATCGACCGCCCGACCCTGCAGTCCCTGTTCTGCACCAACTACCATCTCGCCTACCTGTTCATGCGCAACATCGCCGTCCTCTCCGGCGACCGGCTGTTGCGGGTGCAGGAAAAGCTGGCGACAGTCCTCGGCGATGAAGCGGTGAACGGCTGGTAA
- the sodC gene encoding superoxide dismutase family protein, producing MWIRLFGFLLGMVVLFPGGVLAGIVVPMNLVAVDGATRPAGTIMATQTPYGVVFSPRLTGLSPGAHGFHVHRNPSCEPLEKDGKVVAALGAGGHYDPAGTGHHGPPWGDGHLGDLPLLTVDGNGHADTPVLAPRLRLSDLQGRSLMIHAGGDNYADTPKKLGGGGVRMACGVVP from the coding sequence ATGTGGATAAGGCTTTTCGGTTTTCTGCTCGGAATGGTGGTTCTTTTCCCCGGCGGCGTGCTGGCCGGTATCGTCGTCCCGATGAATCTGGTCGCCGTCGACGGCGCAACCCGCCCGGCCGGTACCATCATGGCGACCCAGACCCCTTACGGGGTGGTTTTCAGCCCGCGGCTGACGGGCCTGTCACCTGGAGCGCACGGTTTTCACGTGCATCGCAACCCGAGTTGCGAGCCGCTGGAAAAGGACGGCAAGGTGGTCGCCGCGCTGGGAGCCGGCGGGCACTATGATCCGGCCGGAACAGGTCATCACGGCCCTCCCTGGGGGGATGGGCACCTCGGTGACCTGCCGCTGCTGACCGTCGACGGCAACGGTCATGCCGACACCCCGGTGCTCGCCCCGCGCCTGCGGCTGTCCGACCTGCAGGGGCGCTCGCTGATGATCCACGCCGGTGGTGACAACTACGCCGATACGCCGAAGAAGCTGGGCGGCGGCGGTGTCCGGATGGCCTGCGGGGTGGTGCCCTGA
- a CDS encoding MBL fold metallo-hydrolase: MTVENLFCIDLDQPALPGFHRFISAWCGRVAGRTIVVDPGPLSTIPHLVAELRRRGIDRIDHILLTHIHIDHAGGTGALLRDYPAARVSCHPDGIRHLVAPRQLWQGSLKVLGRTAEIYGEIVPVPAERIDFSEQVGTTGIRAHLTPGHAPHHCCYQVGKLLFAGEVAGVRGEVADGIYMRPATPPRFILPVALDSLQRMIDLAPRRMVFAHYGLVDNALDHLRIAHRQLRLWVRGAAVTTAEGTVDVEAFIAWLLDHDDIFRNIGQLPAEVQPREREFIGNTLRGMNGYIAGLSENERRNLLAAA, encoded by the coding sequence ATGACTGTTGAAAATCTTTTCTGCATCGATCTCGACCAGCCGGCGCTGCCCGGCTTTCACCGTTTCATCAGCGCCTGGTGCGGACGCGTCGCCGGGCGGACCATCGTCGTCGACCCAGGTCCGCTGTCGACCATCCCCCACCTGGTCGCCGAACTGCGGCGACGGGGCATCGACCGGATCGACCATATCCTGCTGACCCACATCCACATCGACCATGCCGGCGGCACCGGCGCCCTGCTGCGGGACTATCCCGCGGCGCGGGTCAGCTGCCACCCGGACGGAATCCGGCACCTGGTGGCCCCCCGACAGCTCTGGCAGGGATCGCTGAAGGTACTCGGCAGAACCGCCGAAATCTATGGCGAAATCGTTCCGGTCCCGGCGGAACGGATCGACTTTTCCGAGCAGGTCGGCACGACCGGCATCCGGGCGCACCTGACCCCCGGCCACGCTCCCCATCACTGCTGCTACCAGGTCGGGAAACTGTTGTTTGCCGGCGAGGTCGCCGGGGTTCGCGGCGAGGTCGCCGACGGCATCTACATGCGGCCGGCAACGCCGCCGCGTTTCATACTGCCGGTGGCCCTCGACTCGCTGCAGCGGATGATCGATCTCGCCCCGCGGCGGATGGTCTTCGCCCACTACGGCCTGGTCGACAACGCCCTCGACCACCTGCGCATCGCCCACCGCCAGCTGCGGCTCTGGGTGCGGGGCGCGGCCGTGACGACCGCGGAAGGAACCGTTGATGTCGAGGCGTTCATCGCCTGGCTGCTTGACCACGACGACATCTTCCGCAATATCGGGCAGCTGCCCGCCGAGGTGCAGCCGCGCGAACGGGAGTTCATCGGCAACACCCTGCGCGGCATGAACGGCTATATCGCCGGGCTCAGCGAAAACGAGCGGCGGAACCTGCTGGCCGCCGCCTGA
- a CDS encoding iron-sulfur cluster-binding oxidoreductase yields MSKLACGCPGSQVRTVEAKETANAEQTGRLQSELRQWPTQLHLVPPSAPWLQDADLLIAADCVPFAYAEFHRDFIKGKVLVNACPKLDDTSPYVEKLTEMLKQNDIRSLTVTIMEVPCCRGLAMMAQQALQASGKDIPLEVVVIGVDGERRN; encoded by the coding sequence ATGAGTAAACTCGCCTGTGGCTGTCCCGGATCGCAGGTCCGGACCGTGGAAGCAAAAGAAACCGCCAATGCCGAACAGACCGGCCGCCTGCAGTCCGAACTGCGTCAGTGGCCGACCCAGCTGCACCTGGTGCCGCCGAGCGCGCCCTGGCTGCAGGATGCCGACCTGCTGATCGCCGCCGACTGCGTGCCGTTCGCCTATGCTGAATTCCATCGTGATTTCATCAAGGGCAAGGTGCTGGTCAACGCCTGTCCCAAGCTGGATGACACCAGCCCCTATGTCGAGAAGCTGACCGAGATGCTGAAGCAGAATGACATCCGTTCCCTGACCGTGACCATCATGGAAGTTCCCTGCTGCCGGGGACTGGCGATGATGGCCCAGCAGGCGCTGCAGGCTTCGGGCAAGGATATCCCGCTGGAAGTGGTGGTGATCGGGGTTGACGGTGAGAGGAGAAACTGA
- a CDS encoding hemerythrin domain-containing protein gives MKTDVTQVMVAEHELILRMIALVETNTRRLEEGRFSNWQFYLDAVDFIRNYADRFHHAKEEATLFTALVANGMPEQNSPVAAMLMEHEQGRAFVRGMEEAAQKTLAGASDQVAVLAENAYGYAELLRNHIEKENSILYPLSERVLPEEVRPAMLEAYRQAEAAVAEDFSDHYRRMVEGYEAEAAA, from the coding sequence ATGAAAACCGATGTCACGCAGGTGATGGTCGCGGAGCATGAACTGATTCTGCGCATGATCGCCCTGGTCGAGACCAACACCCGGCGGCTTGAAGAGGGTCGTTTTTCCAACTGGCAATTCTATCTCGACGCGGTCGACTTCATCCGCAACTATGCCGACCGGTTCCATCACGCCAAGGAAGAGGCCACCCTTTTCACCGCCCTGGTTGCCAACGGCATGCCGGAGCAGAATTCGCCGGTGGCGGCGATGCTGATGGAGCACGAGCAGGGCCGGGCATTTGTCCGCGGCATGGAGGAGGCGGCCCAAAAGACGCTGGCCGGGGCGAGTGACCAGGTCGCGGTGCTGGCGGAGAACGCCTACGGCTACGCCGAGTTGCTGCGAAACCATATCGAGAAGGAAAACAGCATCCTCTACCCGCTTTCCGAACGGGTGCTGCCGGAAGAGGTCCGCCCGGCGATGCTCGAAGCCTATCGACAGGCCGAGGCCGCGGTCGCGGAGGATTTCAGCGACCATTATCGCCGCATGGTGGAAGGGTACGAAGCCGAAGCGGCGGCCTGA